The Longimicrobium sp. genomic sequence CATGCTGGCCGTGGCCCAGAAGGAGAACCGCGACGAGGTGGAGCCCGAGAACCTCTACTCCGTGGGCACCGTGGTGCGCATCGCGCAGGTGCAGCGCGGGGGCGGGGGGGTGCAGCTGCTGATCCACGGCGAGCACCGCGCGCTGGCGCTGCAGTACGTGGACGGCGAGCGCGGCCTGACCGCGCACCTGCGCGAGATGCACGACCTGGCGCCGGTGAACGCCGAGGACCCGGCCTTCATCGCCCTGTACCGCGAGCTGCGCGACCGCGCGGCCGAGCTGGGCAAGCGCCGCGGCATCCCGCC encodes the following:
- a CDS encoding LON peptidase substrate-binding domain-containing protein; its protein translation is MSERTTLPVLPLRETVVFPGTAVPISAGRPGTLQAIEAALAGDRRMLAVAQKENRDEVEPENLYSVGTVVRIAQVQRGGGGVQLLIHGEHRALALQYVDGERGLTAHLREMHDLAPVNAEDPAFIALYRELRDRAAELGKRRGIPPEMLQQFMDGIQEPGQFADLVAFYVEMNTEAKQKLLEV